The Alicyclobacillus macrosporangiidus CPP55 genome segment TACCGTGTACGCGACCCGGTCCTGGCTCACGTAGATGAAGTCAAGGCTGATCCCACGGCGGGCTGTCTCGACAAAAATGCGGCCGTATGGAAGCTCCGGGCCATCCATCACCAGCTGTGCAAATGCAGCCGCCTGCGTGACACCGGTCACCAACCGGTCGGACAACGCCCCCGACTCCAACGCGGTGGTCGCGCTCGTCACCAAAGTGCCCTCGTCCTCTGAATGAGTGCTGCGCACGCGGATGGGCACGTTTTTCTGCATCGCGATCTCGACGGCACGCGGGTGAATCACCTTGGCGCCCTGGTAGGCCAGGTTGCAGATCTCCGTGTACGTCACGCGCCGCAGGCGGCGGGCGTCCTCCACAATCCGCGGATCCGCCGTCATGATGCCGTCCACGTCCGTGAAGATGTCCACGTATTCCGCCCCGAGTGCAACGCCCAGCGCGGTGGCCGTCGTGTCACTGCCGCCCCGCCCGAGTGTGGTCACATCACCGTCCAGGGTCACGCCTTGAAATCCGGTGACGACGACCACGCATCCCTGTTCCAACGCTTCCAGAATCCGATCTGGGCGGACCTCCAGGATGCGGGCGTCTCCGTACTGGTTGTTGGTGACGATCCCCGCCTGCGCGCCTGTCAGTACGCTCACCTCGTGGCCGCGGGAGCGCAGGAGGCTGGCGAATACCACCGCGGAGATCGTCTCCCCGCAGGACATCAGGATGTCGAGTTCCCGTTTCGCCACCGCGTCGGTCTCATCCAACGCACCGAGCAGTGTGTCGGTCGCGTACGGGTCCCCTTTCCTGCCCATCGCCGAGACCACCACCACCACGCGGTATCCTTCCGCCAGCGCGCGCTCCACGTGCTGGACAGCAGCCAATCGGCTCTCGCGGGAGGCGACGGAGGTACCCCCGAACTTCTGCACCAATATCCTCATGGTTCCCCCTCCTTGCTTCCGCCATCGCCGCCGCGCCTGTCACACTCCCCGAATCAGCAGCTCGGCGATCTGCACCGCGTTCCAGGCAGCACCCTTCAGCAGATTGTCGGCGACCACGAACATCATGACGGCGTGATCGTCCGCGAGGTCTTGGCGGATGCGCCCGACGTACGTCTCCCCCGTTCCGGCCGCCATCAGCGGATGCGGGTACAAAGCCTGCGCCGGATCATCGACGACCACCACCCCGGGGGCACCTTGGAGGCGCGCCCGGACCTCCGCGGCCGACACGGGCCGGGCGAATCGCACGCGCACGGCCTCTGAGTGCCCGTATACCACAGGTACCCGCACCGCCGTCGGGCTCACTCGCAGCTCGGGCAGCTCCAGGATCTTACGCGATTCGTTGACAAGCTTCATTTCTTCTTTTGTGTAGTTGTTGTCAAGAAAGACGTCGCACTGCGGCAGGACATTGAAAGCCATCCGGTAGTGCTGCGGCTGGCTGGCCAACGGGAACAGCGTCGTGTGCTGCGGATCGCCGCTCTCCGTCTCGGCCATCAATGCGTCGATCGCCTTCTGCCCCATGCCGCTGACCGCCTGATAGGTGGAGACGGTGACATGGTCCAGGCCCAGCTCGGCCAACGGTTTCAACGCCACGACCAGCTGGATGGTGGAGCAGTTCGGATTCGCGATGATGCCCTGGTGCCGGGCGACGGCGTGGGGATTGACCTCGGGCACCACCAGGGGCACGTCATCGTGCATCCGAAACGCGCTGCTGTTGTCTACCACCACGGCGCCCTGGCGGACCGCCATCGGCGCGAATACCTGACTGGCAGAGGCCCCGGCGCTGAACAGCGCGATGTCGATGCCCTCGAAGGCCGCTTCCTCCGCAGCCTGAACCGTGTAGGACCGGCCGCGGAAGGACAGGGTCTGGCCGGCCGAACGAGGCGAAGCCAGCAGACGAAGTTCCCCGACCGGGAAATTCCGCCGCTCCAATGTCTCCAGCATGGCCCGTCCCACGGCGCCCGTGGCACCCAGCACCGCAACGTTGTATGTGTCCTTCTTTTGCATGCGCCAATCTCCTTCACTGGTTGAGTCGGTGAGGCCACTCACGGGCGCGCCTCGCGCCAACGCTCGATGAGCAGCGGTTGAAGCTGGCGCTTTTCCAGCGCTGCCTCGCAGGTGGCAGGGATGAGAGACATCAACGAAACCAGCGAATTCATTTTAACATGCGGCGCATCCTGCCCAAACGGAACGAAGAAAATATTTTTCATGTTGATCAGTTTGGCGATGTTGAATAGATTGAGCCCCAGCCCGTCATTCGTCGAGATGGCGATGACGACCGGCCGATCGTTGCGCATGGTCGCCTTGGCGGCCATCAGCACAGCCGAGTCTGTGGCGGCATTCGCCAACCGGCTCAGGGTGTTGCCGGTGCATGGCGCGATCACCAGACAGTCGAGCAGCTTCGATGGTCCCAGTGGCTCCGCCTCCGGGATGGTGGTGATGGCCTTCCTACCTGTCACTTCCTCAATTTTCTTGGCCCACGCTCCCGCTTCTCCGAAACGGGTGCTCACTTCCAGAACGGTGTTGGAGAAGATCGGCACGACCTGCACACCCATTTCGACGAGGCGCCTGATCTCCGGGAATACCTCTTCATACGTGCAGTGCGATCCGGTTACGGCGAAGCCGATGGTCTTCCCTTTCAACTCCATGATGTTCCCTCCCACAGGATTCAGCATGACCGTCAGCCGTTCTCTGACGCGAGGATGCGGCAAAGGGTGTCGGCGATGATGCGGCCGGCGGTCTTGGGCGCGACGAGGCCCGGCAGGCTCGGCGCCAGAATGGCTTTCATGCCGCGCCGCTCTGCATAGCGAAAGTCGGTGCCGCCGGGTTTCGAGGCGATGTCGATGATCACACATTCCTTGGGCACGTGCGCCAGTACGGCGGCCGTGAGAATGAGGTCGGGGACCGTGTTGAAAATCACGTCCACATCCGTGAGGGCTTCGACCAGACGGCGAATGTCCACGGGCTGAAGGCCCATCTCCCGGATGCGCGCCACGTGCGCCGGATTGCGCGCCGCCACGCGGACCTTTGCCCCCAGCGCAGCGAGGGTTCGGGCCAGGGTGACCCCGCATCGGCCGAATCCCAACACCGCGATGCGCGATCCGTGGATGGTGATGTCGGTATGTTCCATGGCCATGGCGATGGCCCCTTCCGCCGTCGGGATGGAGTTGAGGATGGCCACCTCGTCCAATTCCATCAGTTTGATCAGGC includes the following:
- the dapG gene encoding aspartate kinase, with amino-acid sequence MRILVQKFGGTSVASRESRLAAVQHVERALAEGYRVVVVVSAMGRKGDPYATDTLLGALDETDAVAKRELDILMSCGETISAVVFASLLRSRGHEVSVLTGAQAGIVTNNQYGDARILEVRPDRILEALEQGCVVVVTGFQGVTLDGDVTTLGRGGSDTTATALGVALGAEYVDIFTDVDGIMTADPRIVEDARRLRRVTYTEICNLAYQGAKVIHPRAVEIAMQKNVPIRVRSTHSEDEGTLVTSATTALESGALSDRLVTGVTQAAAFAQLVMDGPELPYGRIFVETARRGISLDFIYVSQDRVAYTVPERDADAAIAIVRELGIEPRIVPDCARVAVVGAGIAGVPGIMAKIVSALEAEGVDILQSADSHTTIWCLVRRPDMERAVRALHRAFELNQ
- a CDS encoding aspartate-semialdehyde dehydrogenase — protein: MQKKDTYNVAVLGATGAVGRAMLETLERRNFPVGELRLLASPRSAGQTLSFRGRSYTVQAAEEAAFEGIDIALFSAGASASQVFAPMAVRQGAVVVDNSSAFRMHDDVPLVVPEVNPHAVARHQGIIANPNCSTIQLVVALKPLAELGLDHVTVSTYQAVSGMGQKAIDALMAETESGDPQHTTLFPLASQPQHYRMAFNVLPQCDVFLDNNYTKEEMKLVNESRKILELPELRVSPTAVRVPVVYGHSEAVRVRFARPVSAAEVRARLQGAPGVVVVDDPAQALYPHPLMAAGTGETYVGRIRQDLADDHAVMMFVVADNLLKGAAWNAVQIAELLIRGV
- a CDS encoding dipicolinate synthase subunit B — translated: MELKGKTIGFAVTGSHCTYEEVFPEIRRLVEMGVQVVPIFSNTVLEVSTRFGEAGAWAKKIEEVTGRKAITTIPEAEPLGPSKLLDCLVIAPCTGNTLSRLANAATDSAVLMAAKATMRNDRPVVIAISTNDGLGLNLFNIAKLINMKNIFFVPFGQDAPHVKMNSLVSLMSLIPATCEAALEKRQLQPLLIERWREARP
- the dpsA gene encoding dipicolinate synthase subunit DpsA, which produces MLTGRKLVFVGGDARMIEVVAQATELDASATLIGFDHLQRTFVETVKAQPHPDVFADADAVVLPVAGMEDDGRVDSMFSDAPIRLTNEHFAALRPGTFVFSGIGRPTLEQWCATYQLRLIKLMELDEVAILNSIPTAEGAIAMAMEHTDITIHGSRIAVLGFGRCGVTLARTLAALGAKVRVAARNPAHVARIREMGLQPVDIRRLVEALTDVDVIFNTVPDLILTAAVLAHVPKECVIIDIASKPGGTDFRYAERRGMKAILAPSLPGLVAPKTAGRIIADTLCRILASENG